The Tolypothrix sp. PCC 7712 region CTTACCCAAATATTTAGCCCAGAATACTCAAATTATTGGTGTCAGCGCTGATGATGTAGATTCTCATGCGGAATTTTGTGATTCAGAAGGTTTAAAATTCCCCCTGTTAGCAGATACAACTGGCGCAGTTAGTAAAGCTTATGGTTCTTGGATTGGTTACGTTTCTATGCGTCATAGTTTTATCATCGATCCAGATGGGATTCTGCGTGAGACTTTCGTTAAAGTCAATCCCAATATTCACAGCACAGAAGTATTAGCGAGACTGGAACAGTTACAGTCAAAAGCTTCTTAGGATAGACAAGGGATGAGGGGGATGAGGAGAAATAATACCATTTTGAAAAAACAACGCGACAGATGAGTAGGGGCACGGCACCAGAAGTAGCGACTGTCTTAAAAGTCAAGCGATCGTTAACAAAAAAGCGCGACAGGGAAGATTGACGCAACTGCGGAACGCTACCCTAGACTCAGAGGTGCCTGGTACGGGCAAAAAGACTTGTGGTGCTTGGTCAAGATGGACGCAGCCAGCACCAGGCACTCCGCTTCGCCGCTGAATCTTCCCCAGTTGCTGGATTTCAGTAGTAGGCAAAAAGGGTATGAAAAATTGATCCCACAGATAGCGATCGCATAAA contains the following coding sequences:
- a CDS encoding peroxiredoxin, with protein sequence MISRRNFLSILFASFVAVISWLNFTPTADALGGKLPAINQPAPDFTLPTNTGNGNISLSDLRGKWVVLYFYPKDFTSGCTIEARRFQQDLPKYLAQNTQIIGVSADDVDSHAEFCDSEGLKFPLLADTTGAVSKAYGSWIGYVSMRHSFIIDPDGILRETFVKVNPNIHSTEVLARLEQLQSKAS